TGTCCCGAAGCACTGCGGTGTTTACGGTGAGCCCTTCGGTGAGTTCAGCGAGTTTCTCCGCAGCGCCCGAGGCCAGCCGCAGCAGGGAGCGCAGTGCCTGCCACTCGGTGTGCCAGGAGCCGCCGGGGCGCTCGTCGTCCGCAGCTCCGGCCGCGGTCTGGAGCGCCGCCCCGCAGCCCGGACCGGCCAGCGCGGCGCTGCGGATGAGCACGGACAGCACCGGGTTCCGTTTCTGCGGCATGGCCGAGGATCCCCCGCGGCCAGCCGCCCGCGGCTCGGAGACCTCCGCTACCTCGGGCCTGCTCATCAGCAGGACGTCATTGGCGATCTTGCCGGCGGCAGACAGCAGGTCCTGCAGGGCGGCACCCACTGCAGTGACGGGCAGCCGGTTTCCCTGCCAGGGTGCGGCCGGCGCTGCCAGTCCCAGCCGGAGTGCCAGTTCGTCGGCAAGCTCCAGAGGCGTTGCCGCTGATCCGCTGGCATCCACGACGGTGCGCAGGGCCGCAAGCGTGCCCGAGCCGCCGCCCCACTGCAGGGGCAGACGGGATGCTGTTGTTTCGAGCGCCTCCGCCGCCTGCCCGATCCCGTGCAGCCACTGGGCGGCGCGGAGACCGAAGGTGGAGGGCAGTGAATGCTGGGTGAGGGTCCGGGCCACGCAGAGGGTATGCCGGTGCTCGACGGCGAGACCGGCCAGGGCAGACATGGTCCGCCGGGTATCGGAGGCAATGCCTGCCAGCGTGTCCGCGGAGACCAGCATCAGGGCCGTGTCCAGGATGTCCTGGCTGGTGGCTGCAGTGTGCACAGCTTCGGCGGCAGCGGGCGAAATATCGCGCACCTTGGCGCGCAGGTCAGCCAGCAGGGGGATCACCGGGTTGCCTCCCCCGGCGGACCGGGCTGCCAGGGACGCCGGGTCGTAGAGGTCGGCGCGGAAGGCGGGGGCGGCCTCGTCGGGCAACTGCGGTGCAATGACGCCCGCGCCGGCCAGGACGCGCAGCCATTGGAGTTCGACGTCCAGCAGTTTCTGAACAATCCGGCGGTCACCAGTCCGGCCCGCACCGGTGGTGCCTGCCCACACCGGGGACAACAGCCCGTAGTCTGCGGTGTCCGCTGCGCTTACTGATCCGGTCATCGTTAGGCTCCGGGGAAGGACAGGAAAACGGTTTCATCCCGGCCCTGCAGGCTGATGTTCCAGCGCAGTCCGCCGTCCGCCTCACGGGTGGCGATCAGGGTCCGGCGGCGTTCCTCGGGCAGCGAGGAGAGCAGGGTATCCCGGGCCAGGGCCTCTTCGTCGTCCGGCAGGTACATCCGGGTGTGCAGCTTGTTCAGCAGGCCGCGGGCAAAAATGACGAAGGAAATGAAGGGTGCCGCTCCTTCTTCCGCGGGACCGGGGTTGACCGTGGTGAAGGTGTAGTTGCCGGCATTGTCGACTGCGGTGCGGCCCCAGCCGGTGAAGGTGTAGCCGTCACGGACCAGGGAACCTGACCGCTGCGGGATATTGCCGTCGGCGTCCGCCTGCCAGATTTCCAGCAGGGCATCCGGGATGGGATCCCCGGCGCCGTCGGTCACCGTACCCTGCAACCGGACGCTCCCGGGCACGCCCGGGGACAGCAGCTGGTTGTCCTTCTCGAAGGGGAGGGCATAGCCGTAGAACGGGCCGATGGTCTGGCCCGGCGTGGCTGTCAGCTTCTGTTCGCTCATTACTCTGCGTCCTCTTCTTCCATCCAGGTGCGGTTGCTGCCGGTGAGCACGATGTCCCAGTTGTAGCCGGTGGCCCACTCGTGCGAGGTGAGGTTGTGGTCGTACGCGGCCACGAGGCGGTCCCGTGCTTTCTGGTCGGTGATCGACTGGTAGATCGGATCCAGGGCGAACAGCGGATCCCCGGGAAAATACATCTGGGTGATCATGCGCTGGGTGAAGTCGGTGCCGAAGAGCGAGAAATGGATGTGCGCCGGCCGCCAGGCGTTGTAGTGGTTCTTCCACGGGTACGGTCCGGGCTTGATGGTGGTGAACTCGTAGAAACCGTCCTCAGTAGTGAGGCAGCGGCCGACGCCGGTGAAGTTGGGGTCGATCGGCGCCGGGTGCTGATCCCGCTTGTGGATGTAGCGTCCCGCCGAGTTCGCCTGCCAGATTTCCACCAGCTGGTTACGGACCGGATGCCCGTCGCCGTCGAGGATGCGTCCGCGGACAATGATCCGCTCCCCCAGCGGTTCGCCGTTGTGCTGGATCGTCAGGTCACTTTCCAAGGCGTGGACATCCTGGTGGCCGAAGGCCGGGGACCACAGCTCAATGGTTTCGGGGTCCGCGTGGTGCGGATCCTTGGTGGGGTGGCGCAGAAGGGAGCTGCGGTACGGCTGGAAGTCCACACGGGGCTGGGTCTCCTCCGTACCGCCGTCGTCCACCGTTTTGCGGTAGGCGGCATGGATCGAATCGATCTCCGCGGAAATCTGGTCCTGCGAGGCTTCCGCAGCATCCAGCCGTTCGATCACATGGCTGTCCGGGAACAGGCCTTCTTCCATTTCCATGGTTCTCCCTTGTCGATGTTTCCCCTCCGCCCGTACCGCTGCCAAGCATCTTGAGGATGGGACCACCCTACGTCAATGTTCACTTTGTGTACAGGTGTTCACTATGCGAACTTTCTATTTCGAGGTTGTCGCCGGCCAGCCGGTGTAGGCCTCCGCAAGGTAGGCGCTGCCGTGCCGGGAGGCAACGACGCCGGCCAACTCCCCCAGCGCACGCTTGCGTTCAAAGGGGCTGGCATCGGCCCTGGTATGCAGCATGGAAGTCATCCAGTAAGAGAAATTCTGGGCCCGCCAAACCCGTGCCAGTGCGCGCTCACTGTATCCGTCCAACAGGTTTGTTTTTCCGGTGGCATACAACGATTCAACGGCTTCAAACAGAACCTGGACGTCGGCCAGGGCAAGATTGAGCCCCTTGGCTCCCGTGGGCGGCACGGTGTGTCCTGCGTCGCCGGCAAGGAACATCTTCCCGTAGCGCAGCGGCTCGCAAACATAGCTGCGGAACTTCAACAGCGTCTTTTCAAAGATCGGACCGCGTTTGAGCTCAAAGCCGTCGGGGCCGTCCACCCGCCGCTGGAGCTCATCCCAAATCTGCTCCTCGGACCAATCGTCGGGGTTCTCATCAGGGTCGGCCTGAAAGTACATCCGCTGGATAGTCTGACTGCGCTGGCTGATCAGCGCGAAGCCCCGGCCGGAGTTGGTGTAGATCAATTCAGGTGCACTCGGCGGTGCCTCTGTAAGGATCCCGAACCAGGCAAAGGGGTACTCAATGAAATTCTCCCTGCGCTGTCCGGCCGGGATGGCCCGCCGGCAAATGCCCTGCGAACCATCCGCGCCCACCAGGATGTCGCAGTGGACCTCGAAGACGGCACCCTCCGCGTCGGTGAACCGGATTTTGGGCGTATCGGAGGAAAGGTCAAGAACCTCAGTGTCGGAGACCGCCCACCGCACGTCCCCGCTGTCGCGCTCCCTGGCAGCAGCCAGGTCCACGAACACTTCATTCTGCGGATAGAGCCAAACGGACTCCCCCACCAGATCCTGGAAATCTATCCGGTGGCTGGCGCCGCCGAACCGAAGGTCAATACCGTCGTGGCGGTGCCCGTCGGTGAGGACCCTGTTGCTGACACCGCCCTCGGTGAGCATCCGCACCGACCCGTGCTCCAGGATTCCGGCACGGTGCGTGGTGCGGATGGTGTGATAATCCCGTTTCTCCACCACAATGCTCTCAATGCCGGCTTGAGCCAGCAGATGCGAGAGCATCAGTCCGGCAGGACCGGCACCCACGATGCCGACCCGGGCCTTGAGAATGGTGCGTGCTGCGCCCATGCAGTACTCCTTAGAAAGCTGCCTGTCGGCCATTCCCAGAGTCTGGCACAAACGCGAAAGGTCCCGCACCAAACGGTGCGGGACCTTTCCTTACTGCGGCATGCCGTGTGGCGGGCCGCAGCGTTGCAGGTTAGCGGAAGTCGCTGCCCATGTCGTAGTCATCCAGCGGGATGGCATGGAACTCGGGGCTCAGGCCGCCGTCCACTCCGGCGTAGTCGAAGTCGCTGAAGGCGCTCGGGCCGGTGAACAGGTTGGCCTTTGCTTCTTCGGTCGGCTCGACGGTGACCTCGGTGTAACGGGGAAGGCCCGTTCCGGCCGGGATCAGCTTACCGATGATGACGTTTTCCTTGAGGCCGAGCAGCGGATCGCTCTTGCCTTCCATGGCCGCCTGCGTCAGGACGCGGGTGGTTTCCTGGAAGGAAGCAGCGGACAGCCAGGACTCGGTGGCCAGCGACGCCTTGGTGATACCCATGAGCTCGGGACGGCCGGAGGCCGGCTTCTTGCCCTCGGATACCACGCGGCGGTTCTCGTTCTCGAAGCGGCGGCGCTCGGCCAGCTCACCCGGGAGCAGATCCGAATCGCCGGACTCGATCACGGTCACGCGGCGCAGCATCTGGCGGACGATGACTTCCACGTGCTTGTCGTGGATGCCTACACCCTGGCTGCGGTACACGCGCTGGACTTCGTCCACCAGGAATTCCTGTGCCTTGCGCGGGCCGAGGATACGGAGGATCTGCTTGGGATCCACCGCACCGAAGACCAGCTGCTGGCCAACCTCAACGTGGTCGCCGTCGGCAACCAGCAGGCGGGCGCGGCGCAGGACCGGGTACGCGATTTCTTCGGAGCCGTCATCGGGAGTGACAACCAGACGCATCTGGCGGTCGGTCTCTTCGATGGTGACCCGACCCGCGGTCTCGGAGATCGGAGCAACACCCTTGGGTGTGCGTGCTTCGAAGAGCTCCTGGATACGGGGCAGACCCTGGGTGATATCTTCCGCGGAAGCAACACCACCGGTGTGGAAGGTACGCATGGTCAGCTGGGTGCCCGGCTCACCAATGGACTGTGCGGCGATGATGCCGACGGCCTCGCCGATGTCCACGGTCTTACCCGTGGCCAGGGAGCGGCCGTAGCACAGTGCGCAGGTACCGACGGCGGACTCACAGGTGAGTACGGAGCGGACCTTGATGTTGGTAACTCCGGCTTCGAACAGCTTCGCGATGAGGACGTCGCCCACATCGTCGCCGCCCTTGGCCAGGACATTGCCCTGGGGGTCGACGACGTCGGTGGCCAGCGTACGGGCGTACGCCGAGTTCTCGACCTCTTCGTGCAGCTGCAGTTCACCGTTGGAGTCCGGCACTGCGATGGTGACATTCAGGCCGCGCTCGGTGCCGCAGTCTTCCTCGCGGACAATGACGTCCTGGGAGACGTCCACCAGACGACGGGTCAGGTAACCCGAGTTGGCGGTACGCAGAGCGGTATCGGCAAGACCCTTACGGGCACCGTGGGTGGCGATGAAGTATTCCAGCACCGACAGGCCCTCGCGGTACGAGGACTTGATCGGGCGGGGAATGATCTCACCCTTAGGGTTGGCCACCAGACCACGGATACCGGCAATCTGGCGAACCTGCAGCCAGTTACCACGGGCACCGGAAGACACCATGCGGTTGATGTTGTTTTCCTTGGGCATGTTCGCACGCATGGCCGCAGCAACTTCGTTCGTTGCCTTGTTCCAAATGTCGATGAGCTCCTGACGGCGCTCGTCTTCTGCGATCAGGCCCTTGCCGTACTGGCTTTCAACCTTGGCAGCCTGTGCTTCGTAAACCTCCATGATGGCCGGCTTGTCGATCGGCGCGGAGATGTCCGAGATGGCAACGGTGACGCCTGAGCGGGTGGCCCAGTAGAAACCGGCGTCCTTCAGGTTATCCAGCGTTGCCGCCGTCATCACCTTCGGGTAGCGCTCTGCCAGGTCGTTCACGATCGTGGACAGCTGGCCCTTGTCTGCAACCTTCTCAACCCACGGGTAATCCGCCGGCAGGGTCTGGTTGAAGATGACCTGGCCAAGGGAGGTCTGGATGAGGGCAGGAGTGCCTTCTTCCCAGCCTTCCGGAGCCGGACGGTCGGCGGAGGGCACAAAGCCTTCCAGACGCATGCTGACCTGAGCGTTCAGGTCCAGCTCACCGAGGTCGTACGCCATCAGGGCTTCGGACGGTGTCGTGAAGAACCGGCCCTCGCCTGCTGCGCCTTCCTTCTTGGTGGTGAGGTGGTGCAGGCCGATGATCATATCCTGCGAAGGCAGGGTTACCGGGCGGCCGTCCGAGGGCTTCAGGATGTTGTTCGAGGACAGCATCAGGATGCGTGCCTCGGCCTGGGCCTCCGGGCTCAGCGGCAGGTGAACTGCCATCTGGTCACCGTCGAAGTCAGCGTTGAACGCGCCACAGACGAGCGGGTGCAGCTGAAGCGCCTTGCCTTCAACGAGCTGCGGCTCGAATGCCTGGATACCCAGGCGGTGCAGGGTGGGTGCACGGTTGAGCAGCACCGGGTGTTCGGTGATGATCTCTTCCAGCACGTCCCAGACCTGCGGGCGGAACCGCTCGACCATGCGCTTGGCGCTCTTGATGTTCTGTGCGTGGTTGAGGTCAACCAGGCGCTTCATCACGAACGGCTTGAAGAGCTCCAGGGCCATCTGCTTGGGCAGACCGCACTGGTGCAGCTTCAGCTGCGGACCAACAACAATGACGGAACGGCCGGAGTAGTCAACGCGCTTACCCAGAAGGTTCTGGCGGAAACGTCCCTGCTTGCCCTTGAGCATGTCGGAGAGCGACTTCAGCGGGCGGTTGCCCGGTCCGGTGACCGGACGGCCGCGGCGGCCGTTGTCGAACAGGGAGTCAACAGCTTCCTGGAGCATGCGCTTTTCGTTGTTCACGATGATCTCGGGGGCACCGAGATCCAGCAGGCGCTTCAGGCGGTTGTTGCGGTTGATGACGCGGCGGTACAGGTCGTTGAGGTCGGACGTCGCGAAACGGCCGCCGTCGAGCTGAACCATCGGGCGCAGTTCCGGCGGGATGACCGGGACAGCGTCCAGGACCATGCCCAGCGGGCTGTTGGTGGTGGTCAGGAATGCGTTGACAACCTTCAGGCGCTTCAGGGCACGCGTCTTGCGCTGGCCCTTGCCGTTCTGGATGATGTCGCGCAGCAGCTCGGACTCAGCCTGCATGTCGAAGTCCTCAAGGCGCTGCTTGATGGCTTCGGCACCCATGGAGCCTTCGAAGTACAGGCCGTAGCGGTCCCGCAGTTCGCGGTACAGGCCTTCGTCGCCCTCCAGGTCGCCGACCTTGAGGTTCTTGAAGCGCTCCCAAACCTGCTCGAGGCGCTCGATGTTGTTGTCGGCGTCGCGGCGGACCTTGGCCATCTGGCGGTCGGCGGAGTCGCGGGCCTTCTTCTTGTCCGCTGCCTTGGCGCCTTCACCCTCAAGGCGAGCAATTTCGCCCTCAAGGTCCTTGGCGATGGCAGCAATGTCAGCGTCGCGCTGGTCGACGAGGTGCTTGCGCTCCAGGTCGTGCTCGGCCTGCAGGTTCGGAAGTTCCGCGTGGCGGTTTTCTTCGTCCACCGAGGTGATCATGTAGGCAGCGAAGTAGATGACCTTTTCGAGGTCCTTCGGAGCCAGGTCCAGCAGGTAGCCCAGGCGGGACGGAACACCCTTGAAGTACCAGATGTGGGTCACGGGAGCGGCAAGCTCAATGTGGCCCATACGCTCGCGGCGCACCTTGGCACGGGTGACCTCGACGCCGCAGCGCTCACAGATGATGCCCTTGAAGCGAACTCGCTTGTACTTACCGCAGTAGCACTCCCAGTCGCGGGAAGGACCGAAGATCTTTTCGCAGAAAAGACCGTCCTTCTCCGGCTTCAGGGTTCGGTAGTTGATGGTTTCCGGCTTCTTGACCTCGCCGTAAGACCAACCGCGGATTTCATCCGCGGTGGCAAGGCCGATTCGCATAAGGCCGAACGTGGAATCGTTGGACATGGGTCCCTGTTCTCTCTTGTTCTCTAAATCTGAATGTCTCGGGTACGGGAAGGGGCTGCCGGAGGCCGGCCCGCTGATGCGGGCCGGCCGGCTCGGCTAAACCTCTTCTACGGAGCTGGGCTCTGCGCGGGACAGATCGATACCCAGTTCTTCCGCGGCCCGGAAGACTTCTTCATCCGAGTCACGCATTTCAATCGTGTTGCCCTCGGTGGAGAGTACTTCCACATTCAGGCAGAGCGACTGCATTTCCTTGATGAGCACCTTGAAGGACTCGGGAACGCCCGGCTCCGGGATGTTCTCGCCCTTGACGATGGCTTCGTAGACCTTCACGCGGCCGTGGATGTCATCGGACTTGATCGTCAGCAGCTCCTGCAGCGTGTAGGCGGCGCCGTACGCTTCCAGGGCCCAAACTTCCATTTCACCGAAGCGCTGGCCACCGAACTGTGCCTTACCACCCAGCGGCTGCTGCGTGATCATGGAGTACGGACCGGTGGAGCGTGCGTGGATCTTGTCATCAACAAGGTGGTGCAGCTTCAGGATGTACATGTAACCCACGGAGATGGGCTCCGGGAACGGCTGGCCGGAGCGGCCGTCGTACATGCGGGCCTTACCGGAGGCGCCGATCAGGCGGTTGCCGTCACGGGTCACGTTGGTGGAATCGAGCAGGCCGGTGATTTCATCTTCACTGGCACCGTCGAACACCGGGGTGGCGACCGTGGTGGGGCCGGATTCGCGCGGCAGTTCCGGCAGGTTCTTGACCCAGTCGGGGTTGCCGTCGATCTTCCAGCCCTGCTTGGCAGCCCAGCCGAGGTGGATTTCCAGGACCTGGCCGACGTTCATTCGACCCGGAACACCCAGCGGGTTCAGGACGATGTCAACGGGGGTTCCGTCTTCCATGAACGGCATGTCCTCGATCGGAAGGATCTTGGAAATGACGCCCTTGTTGCCGTGGCGGCCGGCCAGCTTGTCGCCGTCCGTGATCTTGCGCTTGTGCGCCACGTAGACGCGCACCAGCTGGTTCACGCCCGGGGGCAGCTCGTCGTCGTTGTCGCGGTCGAAGATGCGGACACCGATGACCGTTCCGGACTCGCCGTGGGGAACCTTCAGGGAAGTGTCGCGGACTTCGCGGCTCTTCTCGCCGAAGATGGCGCGCAGCAGGCGCTCTTCCGGGGTCAGTTCCGTTTCACCCTTGGGGGTGACGCGGCCAACCAGGATGTCGCCGGCTTCAACCTCGGCACCGATGTGGATGATGCCGCGCTCGTCCAGCTGGGAGAGCACTTCCTCGGACACGTTCGGGATGTCACGGGTGATTTCCTCGGCACCAAGCTTGGTGTCGCGGGCATCAACTTCGTGCTCCTCGATGTGGATGGAGGTCAGGACATCGTCGGAGACCATGCGCTGCGAGAGGATGATGGCATCTTCGTAGTTGTGGCCTTCCCATGACATGAATGCCACGAGCAGGTTCTTACCCAGAGCCAGTTCACCCTGGTCCGTGGAGGGACCGTCGGCGATGATGCTGTTGACCTCGACGCGTGCGCCTTCGGAAACCAGTACCCGCTGGTTGTACGCGTTGCCCTGGTTGGAGCGTGCGAACTTCATGATCGGGTAGTTGGACTCGGTGCCGTCGTCGTTCATGACGGTAACGAGCTCAGCGGAGACCTCGGTGACAACACCGGGCTTGACGGCGGTAACAGAGTCACCGGCGTCAACGGCGGCGTACTTCTCCATGCCGGTACCCACAACGGGGCGCTCGGAACGGAGCAGCGGGACAGCCTGGCGCTGCATGTTCGCACCCATGAGGGCGCGGTTGGCGTCATCGTGTTCCAGGAACGGAATCAGGGCCGTAGCCACCGACACCATCTGGCGCGGGGAGACGTCCATGTACTCGACGCCTTCGGGCTCAACGAGAACGGGCTCGCCGGAACCGCCGCGGGCACGGACGAGGACCAGGTCCTCGGCGAAGTGCTGGTCTTCGCGCAGCGGAGCGTTTGCCTGGGCAATGGTGCGCTCAACTTCGTCGTCAGCGGTCAGGTAATCAACCTGGTCGGTGACAACGCCGTCGATGACCTTGCGGTACGGGGTCTCGATGAAGCCGAACGCGTTGATCCGGGCGTAGGACGCCAGCGAACCGATCAGACCAATGTTCGGGCCTTCAGGGGTTTCGATGGGGCACATGCGGCCGTAGTGCGAGGGGTGGACGTCTCGGACTTCCATGCCTGCGCGGTCACGGGACAGACCACCCGGGCCCAGCGCGGACAGGCGGCGCTTGTGCGTCAGTCCGGCGAGCGGGTTGTTCTGGTCCATGAACTGCGAGAGCTGGGAGGTTCCGAAGAACTCCTTGATCGCTGCCACGACGGGACGGATGTTGATCAGCGTCTGGGGCGTGATGGCCTCGACGTCCTGAGTGGTCATGCGCTCACGGACAACGCGCTCCATGCGGGACAGGCCCGTGCGGATCTGGTTCTCGATGAGTTCACCGACGGCGCGGATACGGCGGTTGCCGAAGTGGTCGATGTCATCGACCTCGACGCGGATGTCAACATCCTCGCCGTTGCGCTTGCCCGGGACGGTCTTCTCGCCGGCGTGCAGCGCCACCAGGAACTTGATCATGGCGACGATGTCGTCGTTGTTCAGGACCGAGGCGTCAGAATCCGTCAGCGGCTTGTCGATGCCCAGCTTGCGGTTGATCTTGTAGCGGCCAACCTTGGCCAGGTCATAGCGCTTCGGGTTGAAGTACAGGTTGTCCAGAAGGGTCTGGGCAGCCTCGACCGTGGGCGGCTCGCCCGGACGGAGCTTGCGGTAGATGTCCAGCAGGGCATCTTCGCGGGTTTCCGTGGGGTCCTTCTCCAGGGTGGCACGGATGGAGTCGTACTCGCCGAAGGTTTCCAGGATCTGGCCTTCGGTCCAGCCCAGTGCCTTCAGCAGCACGGTGACGGACTGCTTGCGCTTGCGGTCCAGGCGGACGCCCACCTGGTCGCGCTTGTCGATTTCCAGTTCGAACCATGCACCGCGGGAAGGAATGATCTTCGCGGTGTAGATGTCCTTGTCACTGGTCTTGTCAGCGGTGCGCTCGAAGTAGGCGCCCGGGGAACGGACCAGCTGGGAAACCACGACACGCTCGGTGCCGTTGATGACGAACGTTCCCTTGTCTGTCATGAGGGGGAAGTCGCCCATGAACACGGTCTGCTGCTTGATTTCGCCCGTGTTGTTGTTCATGAATTCGGCTTTAACGTACAGAGGGGCCGAGTACGTGGCGTCCCGGTCCTTGCACTCAGCCATGGTGTACTTCGGGTCGGCAAACTCCGGCTCCGAGAAGCTCAGGGACATGGTGCCCTGGAAATCCTCGATCGGGGAGATTTCCTCGAAGATGTCGGCCAGGCCGGAGGTGGTGGCAATGCCCTGTTCCCCGGTCTGCTTGGCCTCTTCTACGCGCGCTTTCCAGCGCTCGTTGCCGACAAGCCAGTCAAAGCTGTCGGTCTGCAGGGCAAGAAGATTGGGAACGTCAAGCGGTTCGTGAATCTTTGCGAATGAAATCCGGGGAGCGATGTTCTCCGGGATGTTAGCGGTTGCATTATTAGAGGTGCTCGAGGCGACCAAGAGGGATCCTTCCACAGACCTTCAGGCGTGTTTCGCGCCTCCTTCTCTGCACAGAGCGGACCTGGTCCGCGTGCGTCCTTGCATCCGGCCGGGCGCGCAAAACGCTGCCTGGCACAGGACGGAGCCCACCGCTATATGAAGGCTGAAGGTTAAGAGAGGGAAGCAAATATCTACTATAGGGCATTATGGGCAGACAAGTCTACCCGGTCCCTGAAACCCTGCGTGGCTCAACCCGCCGGGCAAGGCTGGAATCGTGTTCCAGCCGGCCGCTTTACGAGGAGCTACAGGCAACACCGGCGCACCGCTGACGCATCGGATACAGATACCTTACCGCACGCGGCCCCAATTGTGCGCGCCGGTGCCCGGCCGCCCGCCGAGTGCGGTGTGACTCTTCTCTCCCCGCACCCGTGTCTTGGCGTACCCTTGTTCCAGCGTGGTCCGCATCACCGGGCTCACAGCAGATTCGACGACGAAAGAGACTATTCCGCCATGAGCAACCGTCCAGACCAAGATGCAGCAGCCATGACCGAAGTGGTCATCGTCGGTGGTGCACGCACCCCGCAGGGACGACTGAACGGCCAGCTTGCCTCTTTTA
This genomic interval from Arthrobacter sunyaminii contains the following:
- the pcaH gene encoding protocatechuate 3,4-dioxygenase subunit beta, translated to MEEGLFPDSHVIERLDAAEASQDQISAEIDSIHAAYRKTVDDGGTEETQPRVDFQPYRSSLLRHPTKDPHHADPETIELWSPAFGHQDVHALESDLTIQHNGEPLGERIIVRGRILDGDGHPVRNQLVEIWQANSAGRYIHKRDQHPAPIDPNFTGVGRCLTTEDGFYEFTTIKPGPYPWKNHYNAWRPAHIHFSLFGTDFTQRMITQMYFPGDPLFALDPIYQSITDQKARDRLVAAYDHNLTSHEWATGYNWDIVLTGSNRTWMEEEDAE
- a CDS encoding DNA-directed RNA polymerase subunit beta', encoding MSNDSTFGLMRIGLATADEIRGWSYGEVKKPETINYRTLKPEKDGLFCEKIFGPSRDWECYCGKYKRVRFKGIICERCGVEVTRAKVRRERMGHIELAAPVTHIWYFKGVPSRLGYLLDLAPKDLEKVIYFAAYMITSVDEENRHAELPNLQAEHDLERKHLVDQRDADIAAIAKDLEGEIARLEGEGAKAADKKKARDSADRQMAKVRRDADNNIERLEQVWERFKNLKVGDLEGDEGLYRELRDRYGLYFEGSMGAEAIKQRLEDFDMQAESELLRDIIQNGKGQRKTRALKRLKVVNAFLTTTNSPLGMVLDAVPVIPPELRPMVQLDGGRFATSDLNDLYRRVINRNNRLKRLLDLGAPEIIVNNEKRMLQEAVDSLFDNGRRGRPVTGPGNRPLKSLSDMLKGKQGRFRQNLLGKRVDYSGRSVIVVGPQLKLHQCGLPKQMALELFKPFVMKRLVDLNHAQNIKSAKRMVERFRPQVWDVLEEIITEHPVLLNRAPTLHRLGIQAFEPQLVEGKALQLHPLVCGAFNADFDGDQMAVHLPLSPEAQAEARILMLSSNNILKPSDGRPVTLPSQDMIIGLHHLTTKKEGAAGEGRFFTTPSEALMAYDLGELDLNAQVSMRLEGFVPSADRPAPEGWEEGTPALIQTSLGQVIFNQTLPADYPWVEKVADKGQLSTIVNDLAERYPKVMTAATLDNLKDAGFYWATRSGVTVAISDISAPIDKPAIMEVYEAQAAKVESQYGKGLIAEDERRQELIDIWNKATNEVAAAMRANMPKENNINRMVSSGARGNWLQVRQIAGIRGLVANPKGEIIPRPIKSSYREGLSVLEYFIATHGARKGLADTALRTANSGYLTRRLVDVSQDVIVREEDCGTERGLNVTIAVPDSNGELQLHEEVENSAYARTLATDVVDPQGNVLAKGGDDVGDVLIAKLFEAGVTNIKVRSVLTCESAVGTCALCYGRSLATGKTVDIGEAVGIIAAQSIGEPGTQLTMRTFHTGGVASAEDITQGLPRIQELFEARTPKGVAPISETAGRVTIEETDRQMRLVVTPDDGSEEIAYPVLRRARLLVADGDHVEVGQQLVFGAVDPKQILRILGPRKAQEFLVDEVQRVYRSQGVGIHDKHVEVIVRQMLRRVTVIESGDSDLLPGELAERRRFENENRRVVSEGKKPASGRPELMGITKASLATESWLSAASFQETTRVLTQAAMEGKSDPLLGLKENVIIGKLIPAGTGLPRYTEVTVEPTEEAKANLFTGPSAFSDFDYAGVDGGLSPEFHAIPLDDYDMGSDFR
- a CDS encoding lyase family protein; this translates as MTGSVSAADTADYGLLSPVWAGTTGAGRTGDRRIVQKLLDVELQWLRVLAGAGVIAPQLPDEAAPAFRADLYDPASLAARSAGGGNPVIPLLADLRAKVRDISPAAAEAVHTAATSQDILDTALMLVSADTLAGIASDTRRTMSALAGLAVEHRHTLCVARTLTQHSLPSTFGLRAAQWLHGIGQAAEALETTASRLPLQWGGGSGTLAALRTVVDASGSAATPLELADELALRLGLAAPAAPWQGNRLPVTAVGAALQDLLSAAGKIANDVLLMSRPEVAEVSEPRAAGRGGSSAMPQKRNPVLSVLIRSAALAGPGCGAALQTAAGAADDERPGGSWHTEWQALRSLLRLASGAAEKLAELTEGLTVNTAVLRDNLLTAGPLVVSERLMATVAPLLDDDGGPGSGKARLQELVTAAQTMGSSLGEMLRKSVSADVLSDAELAAQLDPANYVGEASALIDRILAAYPVRSSR
- a CDS encoding 4-hydroxybenzoate 3-monooxygenase codes for the protein MGAARTILKARVGIVGAGPAGLMLSHLLAQAGIESIVVEKRDYHTIRTTHRAGILEHGSVRMLTEGGVSNRVLTDGHRHDGIDLRFGGASHRIDFQDLVGESVWLYPQNEVFVDLAAARERDSGDVRWAVSDTEVLDLSSDTPKIRFTDAEGAVFEVHCDILVGADGSQGICRRAIPAGQRRENFIEYPFAWFGILTEAPPSAPELIYTNSGRGFALISQRSQTIQRMYFQADPDENPDDWSEEQIWDELQRRVDGPDGFELKRGPIFEKTLLKFRSYVCEPLRYGKMFLAGDAGHTVPPTGAKGLNLALADVQVLFEAVESLYATGKTNLLDGYSERALARVWRAQNFSYWMTSMLHTRADASPFERKRALGELAGVVASRHGSAYLAEAYTGWPATTSK
- the pcaG gene encoding protocatechuate 3,4-dioxygenase subunit alpha; the protein is MSEQKLTATPGQTIGPFYGYALPFEKDNQLLSPGVPGSVRLQGTVTDGAGDPIPDALLEIWQADADGNIPQRSGSLVRDGYTFTGWGRTAVDNAGNYTFTTVNPGPAEEGAAPFISFVIFARGLLNKLHTRMYLPDDEEALARDTLLSSLPEERRRTLIATREADGGLRWNISLQGRDETVFLSFPGA